One genomic segment of Arcobacter porcinus includes these proteins:
- the tgt gene encoding tRNA guanosine(34) transglycosylase Tgt: MEFKIDATSKGARACTIKTANSTILTPVFMPVGTQGTVKALDATDLLQMGAKIILGNTYHLYLRPGSKIIKKLGGLHGFSKFPNSFLTDSGGFQAFSLSDNSKPDENGIMFKSHIDGSKHYFTPKSVLDTQYELNSDIMMILDDLVALPNTDERIKKSIERTTKWAKEAISYHMEQKSKGIGTHQNIFAIIQGGTSKEFRKLSATQLCALEDFDGFAIGGLSVGEPNQDMYDTVEWTTQFMPKDKPRYLMGVGTPEDLIENIERGIDMFDCVMPTRNARNGTLFTSFGRLNIKKAQFKEDILPIDEECSCFTCKNFTRAYLNHLLRAGEITYFRLASIHNIFYYLNLMNQARTAILDDKWQEFKEEFYAKRAK; this comes from the coding sequence ATGGAATTTAAAATTGACGCAACTTCAAAAGGTGCTAGAGCTTGTACAATAAAAACAGCAAATAGCACAATATTAACTCCTGTTTTTATGCCTGTTGGAACTCAAGGAACTGTAAAAGCTCTTGATGCAACAGATTTACTACAAATGGGTGCAAAAATAATTTTAGGAAATACTTATCATTTATACTTAAGACCTGGAAGCAAAATAATAAAAAAACTTGGTGGACTTCATGGTTTCTCAAAATTTCCAAACTCTTTTTTAACGGATAGTGGTGGATTTCAAGCATTTTCACTAAGCGATAATTCAAAGCCAGATGAAAATGGAATAATGTTTAAATCGCATATTGATGGAAGCAAACACTACTTTACACCAAAAAGTGTTTTAGATACTCAATATGAGTTAAATAGCGATATTATGATGATTTTAGATGATTTAGTAGCTCTTCCAAATACAGATGAAAGAATAAAAAAATCAATAGAACGAACAACAAAATGGGCAAAAGAAGCAATATCTTACCATATGGAACAAAAATCAAAAGGTATTGGAACACATCAAAATATTTTTGCAATTATTCAAGGAGGAACTAGTAAAGAGTTTAGAAAACTTAGTGCTACTCAACTTTGTGCTTTAGAAGATTTTGATGGTTTTGCTATTGGTGGATTAAGTGTTGGTGAACCAAATCAAGATATGTATGATACAGTAGAATGGACAACACAATTTATGCCAAAAGATAAACCAAGATATCTTATGGGTGTTGGAACACCTGAAGATTTGATTGAAAATATCGAAAGAGGTATTGATATGTTTGATTGTGTTATGCCTACAAGAAATGCTAGAAATGGTACTTTATTTACAAGTTTTGGAAGATTAAATATAAAAAAAGCACAATTCAAAGAGGATATTTTACCAATAGATGAAGAGTGTTCTTGTTTTACTTGTAAAAATTTTACAAGAGCTTACTTAAATCATCTTCTAAGAGCTGGTGAAATAACATATTTCAGACTTGCTTCAATTCATAATATTTTTTACTATTTAAATCTTATGAATCAGGCAAGAACTGCTATTTTAGATGATAAATGGCAAGAGTTTAAGGAAGAGTTTTACGCTAAAAGAGCGAAATAA
- a CDS encoding COG3400 family protein, whose amino-acid sequence MKKILIILDGIVAKKLLHRIVESNTGDNSYDVIYTNDVILPLTKPNNFTFYKFDPTSNSKLSMVLDKDVHSEVLMALNSKDEMLSTIKIIREYKKNLQITVLDYWGISIKDPMVNVYKGIDVLANGMVERLPNVPVLAQNIGLKQGEIMEIKIPFGSSYAYKSIATLEHKDWRIFGIYRNQKLLELRRSLVIKPNDIILVIGKPSVLMNIYNVIGKTQGQFPMPFGSNIYLYLDLYLECEESLKTVIDGTKYLNEKLKNSLLIVRITRPTTPSIMTFIKENLEESRSIIIHIDYANRGFKELYKEDNRRYNIGLLTPCPSMFKNKKALVDIFEANTPIYKVGLENLRAAKNIAVVLNDYASYEQIAPTVFDLASQLKLKSKVFNHDPIGEKDNQDELLNNYENIAKVFNEKVEIVSGDNNPIRELRQQEYILQVLPLKEKMFRKRSFFKFIYTNSDLVAFDMQKFNQILIPIAQEEKN is encoded by the coding sequence ATGAAAAAAATATTAATAATACTAGATGGGATTGTTGCAAAGAAGTTATTACATAGAATTGTAGAGTCAAATACGGGCGATAATAGCTATGATGTAATCTATACAAATGATGTAATTCTACCTCTTACAAAACCTAATAATTTTACTTTTTATAAATTTGATCCAACATCAAATTCAAAACTATCTATGGTTTTAGATAAAGATGTTCATAGCGAAGTTTTAATGGCATTAAATTCAAAAGATGAGATGCTAAGTACAATTAAAATTATTAGAGAATATAAGAAAAATCTTCAGATTACTGTATTGGATTATTGGGGAATTAGTATAAAAGACCCTATGGTAAATGTCTATAAAGGAATAGATGTTCTAGCAAATGGAATGGTTGAAAGACTTCCAAATGTACCAGTTTTAGCACAAAATATTGGATTAAAACAAGGTGAAATTATGGAAATTAAAATTCCATTTGGAAGCTCTTATGCTTATAAATCAATTGCAACTCTAGAGCATAAAGATTGGAGAATTTTTGGTATTTATAGAAATCAAAAACTATTAGAATTAAGAAGAAGTTTAGTAATAAAACCAAATGATATTATTTTAGTTATTGGAAAACCTAGTGTTTTGATGAATATTTATAATGTTATAGGAAAAACTCAAGGTCAATTTCCAATGCCATTTGGAAGTAATATATATCTATATTTAGATCTATATTTAGAGTGTGAAGAGAGTTTAAAAACAGTTATAGATGGAACAAAATATTTAAATGAAAAACTTAAAAACTCACTTTTAATAGTAAGAATTACAAGACCTACAACACCAAGTATAATGACATTTATAAAAGAAAATTTAGAAGAGTCAAGATCAATTATTATTCATATTGATTATGCAAATAGAGGATTTAAAGAGTTATATAAAGAGGATAATAGAAGATATAATATTGGATTATTAACTCCATGTCCTTCTATGTTTAAAAATAAAAAAGCTTTAGTAGATATTTTTGAAGCCAATACGCCTATTTATAAAGTGGGATTAGAAAATTTAAGAGCTGCTAAAAATATTGCTGTTGTTTTAAATGATTATGCTTCTTATGAACAAATTGCACCAACGGTATTTGATTTAGCAAGTCAATTAAAATTAAAATCAAAAGTATTTAATCATGATCCAATAGGTGAAAAAGATAATCAAGATGAGCTTTTAAATAATTATGAAAATATTGCAAAAGTGTTTAATGAAAAAGTTGAAATAGTAAGCGGAGATAATAATCCAATTAGAGAGTTAAGACAACAAGAGTATATACTACAAGTTCTTCCTTTGAAAGAGAAGATGTTTAGAAAAAGAAGTTTCTTTAAATTTATATATACAAATAGTGATTTAGTTGCATTTGATATGCAAAAATTTAATCAAATTCTAATCCCAATAGCACAAGAGGAAAAAAATTGA
- the murC gene encoding UDP-N-acetylmuramate--L-alanine ligase yields the protein MRVHFIGIGGIGLSALARLLNFDGHEVSGSDMKSSPITKELINEGIKVSCPQESKNISKDLDLVIYSAAVTDENPELIEARLKQIRTLSRKEALPIVLGDKKNYCVAGAHGKSTTTAILATILESSALIGAISKDFGSNFRYLNDVVAFEADESDASFLLSNPYCAIVTNAEPEHMEYYAYDYDKFYGAYEKFISMAKKRVVNAEDKDIKKLKIEDATYLYPSKDIKNLCYTIKDGQPCTKFTLKEYGEFEVWGFGFHIALNSSLAILAALNELDIETIRKNILNYKGIKKRFDIVQSNDKFVVIDDYAHHPTEIEATMKSVELYDNLTNFNNRIVLWQPHKYSRTSDNLEGFKKSFKRCDELIILPIWTVAGEKKIEIDFEKEFASYNPIFADRVVAYEGKIELIKDDKIIKTYDEGIFLGVGAGDITYQLRY from the coding sequence TTGAGAGTTCATTTTATAGGAATAGGTGGAATTGGTCTATCTGCATTAGCTAGACTTTTAAATTTTGATGGGCACGAAGTAAGTGGTTCTGATATGAAAAGTTCACCTATTACAAAAGAGTTGATAAATGAAGGCATAAAAGTATCTTGTCCTCAAGAATCAAAAAATATTAGTAAAGATTTAGATTTAGTTATATATTCAGCAGCTGTTACAGATGAAAATCCTGAATTAATAGAAGCTAGATTAAAACAGATAAGAACATTAAGTAGGAAAGAGGCTTTACCAATAGTTTTAGGTGATAAAAAGAATTATTGTGTAGCAGGTGCTCATGGTAAATCTACAACAACAGCTATTTTAGCAACAATTCTAGAAAGTAGTGCATTAATTGGTGCAATTTCAAAAGATTTTGGATCAAACTTTAGATATCTAAATGATGTCGTGGCATTTGAAGCAGATGAATCAGATGCATCTTTTTTATTATCAAATCCATATTGTGCAATAGTTACAAATGCAGAACCAGAGCATATGGAGTATTATGCTTATGATTATGATAAGTTTTATGGAGCATATGAGAAGTTTATATCTATGGCTAAAAAAAGAGTTGTAAATGCAGAAGATAAAGATATAAAAAAATTAAAAATAGAAGATGCAACATATTTGTACCCATCAAAAGATATTAAAAATCTTTGTTATACTATAAAAGATGGGCAACCTTGTACTAAATTCACTTTAAAAGAATATGGAGAGTTTGAAGTTTGGGGATTTGGTTTTCATATTGCGTTAAATAGCTCTTTAGCAATATTAGCTGCTTTAAATGAACTTGATATAGAAACAATTAGAAAAAATATTCTAAACTATAAAGGAATAAAAAAGAGATTTGATATTGTTCAATCAAATGATAAATTTGTTGTAATTGATGATTATGCACATCATCCAACAGAGATTGAAGCTACTATGAAATCTGTTGAACTTTATGATAATTTAACGAATTTTAATAATAGAATAGTTCTTTGGCAACCACATAAATATAGTAGAACAAGTGATAATTTAGAAGGATTTAAAAAATCTTTTAAAAGATGTGATGAACTTATAATTCTTCCAATATGGACAGTTGCTGGTGAGAAGAAAATTGAAATAGATTTTGAAAAAGAGTTTGCTTCATATAATCCAATTTTTGCAGATAGAGTTGTTGCTTATGAAGGCAAAATAGAACTTATAAAAGATGATAAAATAATAAAAACTTATGATGAAGGGATATTTTTAGGTGTTGGAGCTGGAGATATAACTTATCAATTAAGATACTAA
- a CDS encoding LysR family transcriptional regulator: MLRDFAKLETFLTVVREKSFSKASAKLGISQPAVTQQMKFIEDYLDVQIVDRKKNGIKLTKEGQILHSIALKIEKCVSNAEKDLLKIMNKNTTFIFGASFIIGNYILPRFLNNLKENIQNDVSINVSVSHEAIEDLLDKKIDIALVENYIPNDDIIYREWMEDEIVIFSNQKLPLKAKAEDLISYKWLCRNPESSTRLIFKDSLEKANYPDCDTFNVTSEVTSATTIVQTILHSNKDEIPTVSVVSRNAIESLLKSGALFESRIGSHKMLRKLYIAYRKDRKSDAFIENVVDYLLKVK; encoded by the coding sequence ATGCTTAGAGATTTTGCTAAATTAGAGACTTTCTTAACAGTTGTAAGGGAGAAATCATTTTCAAAAGCATCGGCTAAATTAGGAATTTCACAACCAGCTGTTACTCAACAGATGAAATTCATTGAAGATTATTTAGATGTTCAAATAGTTGATAGAAAGAAAAATGGTATTAAACTTACAAAAGAGGGTCAAATTCTTCACTCTATTGCTCTAAAAATTGAAAAATGTGTAAGTAATGCTGAAAAAGATCTATTAAAAATTATGAATAAAAATACAACTTTTATTTTTGGTGCTAGTTTTATAATAGGAAACTATATTCTTCCTAGATTTTTAAATAATCTAAAAGAGAATATTCAAAATGATGTATCTATAAATGTTTCAGTTTCACACGAAGCAATAGAAGACTTGTTGGATAAGAAGATTGATATTGCACTTGTTGAAAACTATATTCCAAATGATGATATTATTTATAGAGAGTGGATGGAAGATGAAATTGTAATTTTCTCAAACCAAAAGCTTCCTCTTAAAGCAAAAGCTGAAGATTTAATATCTTATAAATGGCTTTGTAGAAATCCTGAATCAAGTACAAGATTGATTTTTAAAGATTCTCTTGAAAAAGCAAATTATCCTGATTGCGATACGTTTAATGTAACAAGTGAAGTAACAAGTGCAACAACGATTGTTCAAACTATTCTTCACTCAAATAAAGATGAGATTCCAACTGTTTCTGTTGTTTCAAGAAATGCTATTGAATCATTGTTAAAATCAGGTGCACTTTTTGAATCAAGAATTGGAAGTCATAAGATGCTAAGAAAACTATATATTGCATATAGAAAAGATAGAAAAAGTGATGCTTTTATAGAAAATGTTGTTGATTATTTATTAAAAGTTAAATAG
- a CDS encoding ATP-dependent helicase encodes MSENLLISLNESQKIAAQHIDGPLLILAGAGSGKTKTITTRLAFLISIGIDPKSILTLTFTNKAANEMRDRAFANLDTSKLNTPPLLCTFHKFGLLFLKFHISELNRKNNFIIIDTDDKRRVLKTINKDIPSALLGSEISKYKNSIQTPNEVKAQAQGKLYTEIADIYEKYEEHLLKNNLVDFDDLLLLPYKILKDNPKIAENTSNKYQYIMVDEYQDTNELQYRLLRLLCTNHNNLCVVGDDDQSIYGWRGATIKNILNFTEHFSNTKVVKLEENYRSTDTILFHSNALIEHNRDRLGKKLVGTKTKGSSIKVYESQDENEETRKIIEDIKKLISEGENPNHIAILFRVNALSRSLEEGFNKAGLNYKLVGGMKFYERIEIKDLIAYFRILTNLSDNFSVKRVINKPKRGIGATTIDKLEAKAEELNISMFEMIQQLNSDDLSLVVGKKNARTIKVFEASILDLRELMNESKMRFLDSFEETFDYRASYDNLPDGFERQANIDEFYGYIRDFFIQNPHLDLKDFLNEIALESQNEEYTNEAVSMMSIHASKGLEFKHLFIIGLEEGFFPITGDGTDLEEERRLGYVAFTRAMDNLTLSFVHSRFYKGKRAQLNKSRFLVESGLVKGSLVIERTSGFKKGDMVNHKIFGQGRVEKAVNAGKDYKLTINFGGQKRDILSSFVEKN; translated from the coding sequence ATGTCAGAAAATTTATTAATATCATTAAATGAATCGCAGAAAATTGCAGCCCAGCATATAGATGGACCACTTTTAATTCTTGCAGGTGCTGGAAGTGGAAAAACAAAAACTATTACAACAAGATTAGCATTCTTAATCTCTATTGGAATAGATCCAAAATCTATATTAACTCTTACATTTACAAATAAAGCAGCAAATGAGATGAGAGATAGAGCATTTGCAAATCTGGATACATCTAAATTAAATACTCCACCACTTTTATGTACATTTCATAAATTTGGACTACTTTTTTTGAAATTTCATATAAGTGAATTAAATAGAAAAAACAATTTTATAATAATCGATACAGATGATAAAAGAAGAGTTTTAAAAACTATAAACAAAGATATACCATCTGCACTTCTAGGAAGTGAAATATCAAAATATAAAAACTCAATTCAAACACCAAATGAAGTAAAAGCACAAGCTCAAGGTAAATTATATACAGAAATAGCAGATATTTATGAAAAATATGAAGAGCATCTTTTAAAAAACAACCTTGTTGATTTTGATGATTTACTTTTATTACCTTATAAAATATTAAAAGATAATCCAAAAATAGCAGAGAATACAAGTAATAAATATCAATACATAATGGTAGATGAGTATCAAGATACAAATGAGTTACAATACAGACTTCTAAGATTGCTTTGTACAAATCACAACAATCTTTGTGTTGTTGGAGATGATGACCAATCAATTTATGGTTGGAGAGGTGCGACTATTAAAAATATTCTTAACTTTACAGAGCATTTTTCTAATACAAAAGTTGTAAAACTTGAAGAAAATTATAGATCAACAGATACTATCTTATTTCACTCAAATGCTTTAATAGAACACAATAGAGACAGACTTGGAAAAAAACTTGTTGGTACAAAAACAAAAGGTAGCTCAATAAAAGTATATGAATCACAAGATGAAAATGAAGAGACAAGAAAAATAATTGAAGATATTAAAAAACTTATTTCAGAAGGTGAAAACCCAAATCATATAGCAATATTATTTAGAGTAAATGCTCTTTCAAGATCACTTGAAGAGGGGTTTAATAAAGCAGGATTAAACTATAAACTTGTTGGTGGGATGAAGTTCTATGAAAGAATAGAGATAAAAGATTTAATAGCATATTTTAGAATTCTTACAAATTTAAGTGATAATTTTTCTGTAAAAAGAGTAATAAATAAACCAAAAAGAGGAATAGGTGCAACAACTATTGATAAGCTTGAAGCAAAGGCTGAAGAGTTAAATATATCAATGTTTGAGATGATACAACAACTAAATTCAGATGATTTAAGTTTAGTTGTTGGTAAGAAAAATGCAAGAACAATAAAAGTTTTTGAAGCTTCGATTTTAGATTTAAGAGAACTTATGAATGAATCAAAGATGAGGTTTCTTGATAGTTTTGAAGAGACATTTGATTATAGAGCTTCTTATGATAATTTACCAGATGGATTTGAAAGACAAGCAAATATAGATGAGTTTTATGGATATATTAGAGATTTTTTTATTCAAAATCCACATTTAGATTTAAAAGATTTTTTAAATGAGATTGCTTTAGAGAGCCAAAATGAAGAGTACACAAATGAAGCTGTTTCTATGATGAGTATTCATGCTTCAAAAGGTTTAGAATTTAAACATCTTTTTATAATTGGACTTGAAGAAGGATTTTTCCCAATAACTGGAGATGGAACAGATTTGGAAGAAGAGAGAAGATTGGGCTATGTTGCATTTACACGGGCTATGGATAATCTTACTTTATCTTTTGTACATTCAAGATTTTATAAAGGAAAAAGAGCTCAATTAAATAAGAGTAGATTTTTGGTTGAAAGTGGCTTAGTAAAAGGTAGTTTAGTCATAGAAAGAACTTCAGGATTCAAAAAAGGTGATATGGTAAATCATAAAATTTTTGGTCAAGGAAGAGTTGAAAAAGCTGTAAATGCTGGTAAAGATTATAAATTAACAATAAACTTTGGTGGACAAAAAAGAGATATTTTATCATCATTTGTAGAGAAAAATTAA
- the truB gene encoding tRNA pseudouridine(55) synthase TruB yields the protein MQKRVYEKYELNKLFVVNKPMFISSNFYLNKFKRLYKNKKAGFSGTLDPFAKGCLIVAFGQYAKLFKYFKKTPKRYKAVIWLGVSSESFDIERVYDIKLEEKLEQSFIEEELNKLVGDLEYIPPKFSAKRVNGLKAYELAREGLDFELEKSIMKVYDIKFLKYNHPFISFEASVSEGSYIRSLAQIFLEKIECTGTLSYLERLSEGEFKFQNHKELNPLDFLDLEKNIYTGTKEWLDVGRKISIDYILNKKDGKYIIELDDFFSIIEIKDEDVTYLLNKIPKQKVNND from the coding sequence TTGCAAAAAAGAGTTTATGAGAAATATGAATTAAATAAGCTATTTGTTGTAAATAAACCAATGTTTATTAGCTCAAATTTTTATTTAAATAAATTTAAGAGATTATATAAAAATAAAAAAGCAGGTTTTAGTGGAACTTTAGATCCTTTTGCAAAAGGTTGTTTAATTGTAGCATTTGGACAATATGCAAAGCTTTTTAAATATTTCAAAAAGACTCCAAAAAGATATAAGGCTGTAATTTGGCTTGGAGTTAGTTCTGAATCTTTTGATATTGAAAGAGTTTATGATATAAAATTAGAAGAAAAATTAGAACAAAGTTTTATAGAAGAAGAGCTAAATAAGCTTGTAGGAGACTTGGAATATATTCCTCCAAAATTTTCAGCAAAAAGAGTAAATGGATTAAAAGCTTATGAATTGGCAAGAGAAGGTTTGGATTTTGAATTAGAAAAGTCTATAATGAAAGTTTATGATATAAAATTTTTAAAGTACAATCACCCTTTTATAAGTTTTGAAGCAAGTGTTAGTGAAGGTTCTTATATAAGATCTTTAGCTCAGATATTTTTAGAGAAAATTGAATGCACAGGAACTTTGTCATATTTAGAAAGATTAAGTGAAGGTGAATTTAAATTTCAAAATCACAAAGAGTTAAATCCACTTGATTTTTTAGATTTAGAAAAAAATATATATACAGGAACTAAAGAGTGGTTGGATGTTGGAAGAAAGATATCTATTGATTATATTTTGAATAAAAAAGATGGAAAATATATAATAGAATTAGATGATTTCTTCTCAATAATTGAGATAAAAGATGAAGATGTAACTTATCTTTTAAATAAAATACCAAAACAAAAGGTAAATAATGACTAG
- a CDS encoding 4-(cytidine 5'-diphospho)-2-C-methyl-D-erythritol kinase gives MTRKSYAKVNIFLKIVGKRDSYHQIASRFVLVKNLYDEISFLKKDVDSFTLEGNFSCSLEKNTIYKAYKELEKHESVKEFFKKNIVKIEKNIPEFAGLGGGSSNCACFLNMVNEVCNLNLRKEELAKIALKIGADVPFFVYEYNSANVSGIGEIVEEFIEDSLDIEVITPKIACDTGLIYKTFRDKFYKELDKVKAKELFDTNSKDILKQYNIEDANDLYLPASFLEKDLKNFAKKDWFFSGSGSSFFRINSGKN, from the coding sequence ATGACTAGAAAATCATATGCAAAAGTTAATATATTTCTTAAAATTGTTGGGAAAAGAGACTCTTATCATCAAATTGCTTCAAGATTTGTACTAGTAAAAAATCTTTATGATGAGATTAGCTTTTTAAAAAAAGATGTAGATAGTTTTACATTAGAAGGAAATTTTTCTTGTTCATTAGAAAAAAATACAATTTATAAAGCTTATAAAGAGTTAGAAAAACATGAGAGTGTAAAAGAGTTTTTTAAAAAGAATATTGTAAAAATAGAAAAAAACATACCAGAATTTGCAGGACTTGGTGGTGGAAGTTCAAATTGTGCTTGTTTTTTAAATATGGTAAATGAAGTTTGTAATTTAAACTTAAGAAAAGAAGAACTTGCAAAAATAGCTTTAAAAATTGGTGCTGATGTTCCATTTTTTGTTTATGAATACAATAGTGCAAATGTTAGTGGAATTGGAGAGATAGTTGAAGAGTTTATTGAAGATAGTTTAGATATTGAAGTTATAACTCCAAAGATAGCTTGTGATACAGGACTTATATATAAAACCTTTAGGGATAAATTTTATAAAGAACTTGATAAAGTTAAGGCTAAAGAGCTTTTTGATACAAATTCAAAAGATATATTAAAACAATATAATATTGAAGATGCAAATGATTTATATCTTCCAGCCTCTTTTTTAGAGAAAGATTTAAAAAATTTCGCAAAGAAAGATTGGTTTTTTAGTGGAAGTGGAAGTTCATTTTTTAGGATAAACAGTGGCAAAAATTAA
- the smpB gene encoding SsrA-binding protein SmpB: protein MAKIKEKKNLSFRNKKAYFDFTILDTVEAGIMLEGSEVKAIREGRVNLKDSFVRIIKNEAFLLNAHISHLSTAHVTYRPDERRARKLLLHRKQISKMYEKVTKDGITLVCTKLYFNSKNMIKVEVATAQGKKLHDKRESLKEKTLKRETQIALKSYK, encoded by the coding sequence GTGGCAAAAATTAAAGAAAAAAAGAATTTATCATTTAGGAATAAGAAAGCTTATTTTGATTTTACAATACTTGATACAGTTGAAGCTGGAATTATGCTTGAAGGAAGTGAAGTAAAAGCTATTCGAGAAGGAAGAGTAAATTTAAAAGACTCTTTTGTAAGAATAATAAAAAATGAAGCATTTTTATTAAATGCACATATATCACATTTAAGCACAGCTCATGTTACTTATAGACCAGATGAAAGAAGAGCAAGAAAATTACTTTTACATAGAAAACAGATTAGTAAGATGTATGAAAAAGTAACAAAAGATGGAATAACATTAGTTTGCACAAAATTATATTTTAATAGTAAAAATATGATTAAAGTAGAAGTTGCTACTGCTCAAGGTAAAAAACTTCACGATAAACGAGAATCATTAAAAGAAAAAACTCTAAAAAGAGAGACTCAAATAGCATTAAAATCTTACAAATAA
- the ccoN gene encoding cytochrome-c oxidase, cbb3-type subunit I encodes MQNSAHIEYDYSVAKCFTFATILFGIIGMTVGVVLAFQLAFPELNYLAGEYGTFGRLRPLHTNGVAFGFTLSGIFAGWYYISQRVLKVSLKESPFLMFIAKLHFWLYFITILLAVVTLFMGITTSKEYAELEWPLDILVVVWWVLWGISIFGIIGIRRERTLYISIWYFIGTFIAIAMLYLFNNMEVPTYFASGGYGSWIHSVSMYSGTNDAIVQWWYGHNAVAFVFTTPIIALIYYFLPKESGQNIYSYKLSILAFWGLLFVYLWAGGHHLIYSTVPDWMQTMGSVMSVVLILPSWGSAINMLLTMKGEWNQLQSNTVIKFMILASTFYMLTTLEGPIQSIKSVNAIAHFTDWIPGHVHDAVLGWLVFMIMAALFHMVPRMYKRELYSKSLMETQFWLQTVGIILYFTSMWIAGITQGMMWRAYDEYGSLVYSFIDTVTVLHPYYTIRAVGGLMYLIGFFMFAYNIYKTIRCGRVLDKEPANATPVAA; translated from the coding sequence ATGCAAAACAGTGCACATATTGAGTATGACTACTCTGTTGCTAAGTGTTTTACATTTGCGACAATCTTGTTTGGTATCATTGGTATGACAGTTGGTGTTGTACTTGCTTTTCAATTAGCTTTTCCAGAGCTAAATTACTTAGCAGGAGAGTATGGTACATTTGGTAGATTAAGACCATTACATACAAATGGAGTTGCATTTGGATTTACATTAAGTGGTATTTTTGCAGGATGGTACTATATCTCTCAAAGAGTTTTAAAAGTATCATTAAAAGAGTCACCTTTTTTAATGTTTATTGCTAAATTACACTTTTGGTTATATTTTATAACAATTCTTTTAGCTGTTGTTACTCTATTTATGGGTATTACAACTTCAAAAGAGTATGCTGAATTAGAGTGGCCTTTAGATATTTTAGTTGTTGTTTGGTGGGTATTATGGGGTATTTCTATATTCGGAATTATTGGAATTAGAAGAGAAAGAACTCTATATATTTCTATTTGGTATTTTATAGGTACATTTATTGCAATTGCAATGTTATATCTATTTAATAACATGGAAGTTCCAACATATTTTGCTTCAGGTGGATATGGTTCATGGATTCACTCTGTATCTATGTATTCAGGTACAAATGATGCTATTGTTCAATGGTGGTATGGACATAATGCTGTTGCATTCGTATTTACTACTCCAATTATTGCATTAATTTATTACTTCTTACCAAAAGAATCAGGACAAAATATTTATTCTTATAAATTATCAATCTTAGCATTCTGGGGATTATTATTTGTATATTTATGGGCTGGTGGACACCACCTTATTTATTCAACTGTTCCAGATTGGATGCAAACTATGGGTTCTGTAATGTCAGTTGTTTTAATTTTACCATCATGGGGATCTGCAATTAATATGCTTTTAACTATGAAAGGTGAGTGGAATCAGTTACAATCTAATACAGTAATTAAATTTATGATATTAGCTTCAACATTCTATATGTTAACAACACTTGAAGGACCAATTCAATCAATTAAATCTGTTAATGCTATTGCACACTTTACAGATTGGATTCCAGGACACGTACATGATGCTGTTTTAGGTTGGTTAGTGTTTATGATTATGGCAGCATTATTTCATATGGTTCCAAGAATGTATAAAAGAGAGTTATACTCTAAATCATTAATGGAGACACAATTCTGGTTACAAACTGTTGGTATTATCCTTTACTTTACATCTATGTGGATTGCAGGTATTACTCAAGGTATGATGTGGAGAGCTTATGATGAGTATGGTTCATTAGTTTATTCATTTATTGATACAGTTACAGTATTACATCCATACTATACAATAAGAGCGGTTGGTGGGTTAATGTACTTAATTGGATTCTTTATGTTCGCATACAATATCTATAAAACAATTAGATGTGGTAGAGTTTTAGATAAAGAACCAGCAAATGCAACTCCAGTAGCTGCTTAA